The Flavobacteriales bacterium genome includes a window with the following:
- a CDS encoding amidohydrolase, which yields MHVGDGKVIDEGAVGFRDGRIDYVGYNYGVKAAYDTVIDVKGQHVYPGFILPDSPLGLVEVEQTRATVDKQDVGRYEPELRAISAYKSDSRVTPTIRSNGVLLAQVAPRGLTIAGTSSVVQLDAWDNDGAIVKADDGVFMSWPSAYQRQGWWAEPGETDSEKKDERAKKLDELRQFFRNAKAYSATKSPAIVDVRLEAMRGLFDGSKALFVRADAAREITEAVQFTKAEGVKRTVIVGGYDAWRVADLLRDNKVDVVLRRTHSLPMRPEDDIDLPYKLPALLKERGIRFCLSYTGDHEHAGARNLPFTAGTARAYGLSSEDALRAITLDAAAMLGIDQALRQPHRGQGRHTHRLARGCPRHAQQRCALGLHPGPPHRAR from the coding sequence GTGCATGTGGGCGATGGCAAGGTGATCGACGAAGGCGCCGTGGGCTTCCGCGATGGACGCATCGATTACGTGGGCTACAACTATGGCGTGAAAGCCGCCTACGACACCGTGATCGATGTGAAGGGCCAGCATGTCTATCCGGGCTTCATCCTTCCCGATTCCCCCTTGGGCCTTGTTGAAGTGGAGCAGACGCGCGCCACGGTGGACAAGCAGGACGTGGGCCGCTACGAGCCCGAGCTGCGTGCCATTTCTGCCTACAAGAGCGACTCGCGCGTAACGCCCACCATTCGATCCAATGGCGTGCTGCTGGCGCAAGTGGCTCCGCGCGGGCTCACCATCGCGGGCACCAGCAGCGTGGTGCAGCTCGATGCCTGGGACAACGACGGTGCAATCGTGAAGGCCGACGATGGTGTGTTCATGTCATGGCCTTCCGCCTATCAGCGCCAAGGCTGGTGGGCCGAGCCGGGCGAGACCGACAGCGAGAAGAAGGACGAACGCGCCAAGAAACTTGATGAGCTTCGGCAGTTCTTCCGCAATGCGAAGGCTTACTCGGCTACGAAGTCACCCGCGATTGTCGACGTGCGCTTGGAAGCGATGCGCGGCCTCTTCGATGGCAGCAAGGCGCTCTTCGTTCGCGCCGATGCCGCGCGCGAGATCACCGAGGCCGTGCAATTCACGAAAGCCGAGGGCGTGAAGCGCACCGTGATCGTGGGCGGCTACGATGCCTGGCGCGTGGCGGACCTGTTGCGCGACAACAAGGTGGATGTAGTCCTGCGCCGTACGCACAGCCTGCCCATGCGGCCCGAGGACGACATCGACCTGCCTTACAAACTGCCCGCATTGCTGAAGGAGCGCGGCATCCGCTTCTGCCTCAGCTACACCGGCGACCACGAGCATGCCGGCGCGCGAAACTTGCCTTTCACCGCTGGCACCGCGCGCGCGTATGGTCTATCATCCGAAGATGCGTTACGGGCCATCACACTGGATGCTGCCGCCATGCTCGGCATCGATCAAGCGCTACGGCAGCCTCACCGTGGGCAAGGACGCCACACTCATCGTCTCGCAAGGGGATGCCCTCGACATGCGCAGCAACGATGTGCGCTGGGCCTTCATCCAGGGCCGCCGCATCGTGCTCGATGA
- a CDS encoding DUF433 domain-containing protein: MLDWRQHIAADPEVMYGKPCIKGTRIPVDLILDKLAAGQPMDDLLAGYPQLTEEDVRACLQYGA, translated from the coding sequence ATGCTCGATTGGCGCCAACATATCGCGGCTGACCCTGAAGTGATGTATGGCAAGCCCTGCATCAAGGGAACCCGAATCCCGGTTGATCTCATTTTGGACAAGCTGGCCGCCGGGCAGCCGATGGATGACCTGTTGGCCGGCTACCCCCAGCTCACCGAAGAAGATGTGCGGGCTTGTCTGCAGTACGGCGCATAG
- a CDS encoding amidohydrolase family protein: protein MLGLDHRIGSVQPGMDADLVLWSADPMSIDARALTTWVDGARYYDEAKDREQRAWIAAERDRIIRAMMQAKADGAPARKPGRERPRLWCCEDPGEDEFLHDGDHTHE, encoded by the coding sequence ATGCTGGGACTCGATCATCGCATCGGCAGCGTGCAGCCGGGGATGGATGCGGACCTCGTGCTCTGGAGCGCTGATCCCATGAGCATCGACGCGCGAGCACTGACCACTTGGGTGGATGGCGCGCGCTACTACGACGAAGCGAAGGACCGCGAGCAGCGCGCATGGATCGCTGCCGAGCGCGACCGCATCATCCGCGCCATGATGCAGGCCAAGGCCGATGGCGCACCTGCCCGCAAGCCCGGCCGCGAACGCCCGCGCCTGTGGTGCTGCGAGGATCCGGGAGAAGATGAATTCCTGCACGATGGAGATCACACCCATGAATAG